Proteins encoded within one genomic window of Corynebacterium aurimucosum:
- a CDS encoding sulfurtransferase: MAEFDPNPPFQEYAHPERLVSAPWLSARLGINGLHVIEVDEDSLLYDIGHIPTAIRINVQTELLDNTTRDIISAEDFTALLRSKGIERDDTVILYGDKSNWWAAFALWIFELYGHEDVRLLDGGRDAWMSEERDTSFMVPDPTPSSYPEVSREESSRIFVDELRGSTATVVDTRSPDEFCGEAALKNGTGESAYGTTLTHGHIPGAINLEWDRAVYPNGCFRALSELKVNYGELEPATETVLYSHVGAQAAHTWFVLKYLLGFDNPRVYDGSWAEWGNMVRMPVER; encoded by the coding sequence GTGGCCGAATTCGACCCGAATCCCCCTTTCCAGGAGTACGCGCACCCTGAGCGCCTCGTGTCCGCACCGTGGCTATCCGCGCGACTGGGCATCAACGGCCTCCACGTCATCGAGGTCGATGAGGATTCACTCCTCTACGATATCGGCCACATCCCCACCGCTATCCGTATCAACGTCCAGACGGAGTTGCTCGATAACACAACGAGGGACATCATCAGCGCGGAAGATTTCACAGCCCTCCTTCGCTCGAAGGGCATCGAGCGCGATGACACCGTCATCCTGTACGGAGACAAGTCCAACTGGTGGGCTGCATTCGCCCTGTGGATCTTTGAGCTGTACGGCCACGAAGACGTGCGGCTTCTCGATGGTGGCCGGGATGCCTGGATGTCCGAGGAACGCGATACCTCGTTTATGGTCCCTGACCCGACCCCTTCCTCCTACCCTGAGGTTTCCCGCGAAGAATCATCCCGCATCTTCGTCGACGAGCTGCGCGGCTCCACCGCCACGGTGGTCGACACCCGCAGCCCAGACGAGTTCTGCGGCGAAGCTGCCCTCAAGAACGGAACTGGTGAGTCTGCCTACGGCACCACCTTGACCCACGGTCACATCCCAGGCGCCATCAACCTCGAGTGGGATCGAGCGGTCTACCCCAACGGCTGCTTCCGCGCGCTCAGCGAGCTCAAGGTCAACTATGGCGAGCTAGAGCCCGCAACGGAAACCGTCCTCTACTCGCATGTCGGCGCTCAGGCCGCACACACCTGGTTTGTACTCAAGTACCTGCTCGGCTTCGACAACCCGCGCGTCTACGATGGCTCGTGGGCAGAGTGGGGCAACATGGTTCGAATGCCCGTTGAGCGTTAA
- a CDS encoding DUF3151 domain-containing protein codes for MEMKDMLAPPPIKLPADPGADSTSDLTAGIVTHPDSPLLWALLAEQELDKNKGAEPTAFITAYAYARTGYHRSLDRLRGNGWKGWGPVPFSHEPNQGVLRAIAALGHAAKAIGEDAEYDRIRQMLSDADPESVAALLD; via the coding sequence ATGGAAATGAAAGATATGCTCGCTCCCCCGCCCATCAAGCTGCCCGCCGATCCGGGTGCTGACAGTACCTCCGATCTCACCGCAGGAATTGTCACCCACCCGGATTCCCCGCTGCTCTGGGCTCTGCTGGCGGAACAGGAACTAGACAAGAACAAGGGTGCTGAGCCCACCGCTTTCATCACCGCCTACGCCTATGCGCGTACCGGCTACCACCGCAGCCTCGACCGCCTGCGCGGCAATGGTTGGAAGGGCTGGGGCCCTGTCCCCTTCTCCCACGAGCCCAACCAGGGTGTGCTGCGCGCGATTGCCGCTCTGGGCCATGCTGCAAAGGCCATCGGTGAGGACGCGGAGTATGACCGCATCCGCCAGATGCTTTCCGACGCCGACCCCGAGTCCGTCGCCGCGCTGCTGGACTAA
- a CDS encoding pyruvate carboxylase — MSDTAHKSFSKILVANRGEIAVRAFRAAFEVGSKTVAIYPKEDRNSFHRAFADEAVRIGTEGQPVKAYLDIDEVIRAAKKSGADAIYPGYGFLSERADLARACRDNGIKFIGPTAETLDLTGDKAAAVAAAEEAGLPTLKDSKPSTDVDKLAEYAKDFEFPVFVKAVAGGGGRGMRFIENEAELKTKCAEASREAEAAFGDGNVYLETAVIRPQHIEVQILADSQGNVMHLYERDCSVQRRHQKVVEIAPAPTLDPELRYRICADAVKFCEHINYEGAGTVEFLVDEKGNHVFIEMNPRVQVEHTVTEEVTGVDIVKSQMQIAAGLSLEELGLKQEDIHITGAALQCRITTEDPSNGFRPDTGTLTQYRSPGGAGVRLDGATAVGAEISPNFDSLLVKMTCRGVTFEQAVARAQRALNEFTVAGVATNIGFLRALLREPDFVNTRVDTSFIPEHPDLLKAPPAVDESGRIIDYIADVTVNKPNGERPTTLRPFDKLPDLDFNSELPRGSRDDLLELGPKKWAEKIRKQDALAVTDTTFRDAHQSLLATRVRGTALVTAAEAVARMTPELYSVEAWGGATYDVAMRFLKEDPWVRLDLLREAMPNQNIQMLLRGRNTVGYSPYSNDVCTGFVQEAAKSGVDIFRIFDALNDVTQMRPAIDAVLETNTTVAEVAMAYSGDMCSPDEKLYTLDYYLKLAEEIVNTGAHVLAIKDMAGLLRPESASKLVMALRKEFDLPVHVHTHDTAGGQLATYYAAALSGADIVDGASAPLAGTTSQPSLSAIIAAFSNSSRDTGISLKAVSDLEPYWEAVRQLYQPFEKGIPGPTGRVYRHEIPGGQLSNLRAQATALGLEDRFEVIEDTYAAVNEMLGRPTKVTPSSKVVGDLALHLVGAGVDPADFEANPTKYDIPDSVIAFLRGELGTPPGGWPPLRDKVLEGRAPGDVAVKPVPEEEKKHLSSDDSTERRASLNRLLFPKQFEEFNEFRRTYGNTEALTDTVFFYGLEEGKDYIVHHFPEGSNDRADLKPITLRLDAMGEPDEKGIRNVVLNVNGQIRPLKVRDNNVESTVATVEKADPSNEGHVAAPFAGVVNPTAKPGDEVKAGDQIAVIEAMKMEASISATKDGTIERVAIGAATKVEGGDLIAVIN; from the coding sequence GTGTCTGATACCGCCCACAAGTCCTTCTCCAAGATCTTGGTGGCCAACCGCGGTGAGATTGCCGTGCGTGCCTTCCGCGCCGCCTTTGAGGTCGGTTCCAAGACCGTTGCAATTTATCCCAAAGAAGACCGCAACTCCTTCCACCGCGCCTTCGCGGATGAAGCCGTGCGTATCGGTACCGAGGGTCAGCCGGTCAAGGCTTATCTCGATATCGATGAGGTTATTCGCGCCGCCAAGAAGTCCGGTGCGGATGCCATTTACCCGGGGTATGGCTTCCTTTCAGAGCGTGCAGATTTGGCTCGCGCCTGCCGTGACAACGGCATCAAGTTCATCGGCCCCACGGCTGAGACCCTCGACCTGACCGGCGATAAGGCCGCCGCTGTGGCTGCAGCTGAGGAAGCAGGGCTGCCTACGTTGAAGGACTCGAAGCCCTCGACGGACGTCGACAAGCTGGCGGAGTACGCCAAGGACTTTGAGTTCCCCGTCTTCGTGAAGGCAGTGGCCGGCGGTGGCGGCCGCGGTATGCGCTTCATCGAGAACGAAGCAGAACTGAAGACCAAGTGCGCTGAGGCCTCCCGCGAGGCGGAGGCCGCCTTCGGCGATGGCAATGTTTACCTCGAGACCGCGGTCATTCGCCCGCAGCACATTGAGGTGCAGATTCTGGCTGACTCCCAGGGCAACGTCATGCACCTGTACGAGCGCGACTGCTCCGTGCAGCGTCGCCACCAGAAGGTTGTGGAGATTGCCCCGGCGCCGACGCTGGACCCGGAACTGCGATACCGCATCTGCGCGGACGCCGTGAAGTTCTGCGAGCACATCAATTACGAGGGCGCTGGTACCGTCGAGTTCCTTGTTGATGAGAAGGGCAACCACGTCTTCATCGAGATGAACCCGCGCGTGCAGGTCGAGCACACCGTGACCGAGGAGGTCACGGGCGTGGACATCGTGAAGTCTCAGATGCAGATTGCCGCGGGCCTCTCCCTGGAGGAGCTGGGCCTCAAGCAGGAGGATATCCACATCACCGGCGCGGCACTGCAGTGCCGTATCACCACTGAGGACCCCTCTAACGGCTTCCGCCCAGATACCGGCACGCTGACCCAGTACCGCTCGCCGGGCGGCGCGGGCGTGCGTCTCGACGGTGCAACGGCCGTCGGCGCGGAGATCTCCCCGAACTTTGACTCGCTGCTGGTGAAGATGACCTGCCGCGGTGTCACTTTCGAGCAAGCCGTGGCCCGTGCGCAGCGCGCGCTCAACGAGTTCACCGTGGCCGGCGTGGCCACCAATATCGGCTTCCTGCGCGCTCTGTTGCGCGAGCCGGACTTCGTCAACACTCGCGTGGACACCAGCTTCATTCCGGAGCACCCGGACCTGCTGAAGGCCCCGCCGGCTGTGGACGAATCTGGCCGCATCATCGACTACATCGCTGACGTGACCGTCAACAAGCCGAACGGTGAGCGTCCGACCACCCTGCGCCCCTTCGATAAGCTGCCGGATCTGGACTTTAACTCCGAGCTGCCGCGCGGTTCCCGTGACGACTTGCTGGAGCTGGGCCCGAAGAAGTGGGCAGAAAAGATCCGTAAGCAGGATGCTCTGGCGGTCACCGATACCACCTTCCGCGATGCTCACCAGTCCCTGCTGGCTACCCGCGTGCGCGGTACCGCTCTGGTCACGGCTGCTGAAGCCGTCGCCCGCATGACCCCGGAACTCTACTCCGTGGAGGCGTGGGGTGGTGCTACTTACGATGTCGCCATGCGCTTCCTCAAGGAGGACCCGTGGGTGCGCCTGGATCTGCTGCGTGAGGCCATGCCGAACCAAAACATCCAGATGCTGCTGCGTGGCCGCAACACCGTGGGCTACTCGCCGTACTCCAACGATGTGTGCACCGGCTTCGTGCAGGAGGCTGCTAAGTCCGGCGTGGATATCTTCCGTATCTTCGATGCGCTAAACGACGTCACCCAGATGCGCCCGGCTATCGACGCCGTCCTAGAGACCAACACCACCGTGGCCGAGGTTGCCATGGCCTACTCCGGCGACATGTGCTCCCCGGATGAGAAGCTCTACACGCTGGATTACTACCTCAAGCTGGCCGAAGAGATCGTCAACACCGGCGCCCACGTCTTGGCCATTAAGGACATGGCAGGCCTGCTGCGTCCGGAGTCCGCATCCAAGCTGGTCATGGCTCTGCGCAAGGAGTTTGATCTGCCGGTTCACGTGCACACGCACGATACCGCGGGTGGCCAGCTGGCTACCTACTACGCGGCGGCCCTCTCTGGCGCGGACATCGTCGACGGTGCCTCCGCACCGCTAGCGGGAACCACCTCTCAGCCATCGCTGTCCGCCATCATCGCGGCATTCTCCAACTCCTCGCGTGACACCGGTATTTCCCTCAAGGCAGTCTCTGACCTGGAGCCCTACTGGGAGGCAGTACGCCAGCTCTACCAGCCGTTCGAGAAGGGCATTCCTGGACCGACCGGCCGCGTCTACCGCCACGAGATTCCGGGCGGCCAGCTGTCCAACCTGCGCGCGCAGGCTACTGCGCTGGGCTTGGAGGACCGCTTCGAGGTTATCGAGGACACCTACGCTGCGGTGAACGAGATGCTTGGCCGCCCGACCAAGGTGACTCCGTCCTCCAAGGTGGTCGGTGACCTCGCTCTGCACCTCGTGGGTGCTGGCGTGGACCCGGCTGACTTCGAGGCCAACCCCACCAAGTACGACATCCCGGATTCCGTCATCGCCTTCCTACGCGGTGAGCTCGGTACGCCTCCGGGTGGCTGGCCGCCGCTGCGCGACAAGGTCCTGGAGGGCCGCGCGCCTGGCGACGTCGCCGTCAAGCCCGTCCCCGAAGAGGAGAAGAAGCACCTGAGTTCGGATGATTCCACCGAGCGCCGTGCCTCCCTCAACCGCTTGCTCTTCCCGAAGCAGTTCGAGGAGTTCAACGAGTTCCGCCGCACCTACGGCAATACCGAGGCGCTGACGGATACCGTCTTCTTCTACGGACTGGAAGAAGGTAAGGACTACATTGTCCACCACTTCCCGGAGGGCTCCAACGACCGCGCAGACCTCAAGCCCATCACCTTGCGTCTTGATGCTATGGGTGAGCCGGACGAGAAGGGCATCCGCAACGTCGTACTCAACGTCAACGGCCAGATCCGCCCGCTCAAGGTTCGCGACAACAACGTTGAGTCCACTGTCGCCACCGTGGAGAAGGCTGACCCGTCCAACGAGGGCCACGTGGCCGCACCGTTTGCCGGCGTGGTGAACCCGACCGCCAAGCCGGGTGACGAGGTCAAGGCCGGCGACCAGATCGCCGTCATCGAGGCCATGAAGATGGAAGCCTCCATCTCCGCCACCAAGGATGGCACCATCGAGCGCGTCGCCATCGGCGCCGCCACCAAGGTTGAGGGCGGCGACCTCATCGCGGTCATCAACTAA
- a CDS encoding DUF4282 domain-containing protein, with protein sequence MTNPNQFGENADNSDSNVGDNSFNGSHGENSGNDNFGSFGGYGSPQSNKDSSASGWNAQDSNSGFGWGGQAGYGDYSENSAETSSFGSASSQDSQPDTDREAKDSTFSEGFASAEPASESAKDQDTHSTQDSFGASYASYNTDSGAGAEHAAESTNSNQSHSDNGYGTNGYGNDCFGGGAQTESNQGHGFGQQSSNGFGSQASHSNSTSGFGSYSQQNQGFGAQEQQGFGSQGQQGFGTQEQQGFGQQNSPFAASPQNQYPQQAAPNGGSSKGTGFFKALFDFSFSNFITLKFSSFIYMLLVILSAVFWVGTILFSFAFFADSVLLGILAFLGAVIFGGITFLFYVIQFRLILEFFVANIRTAQNTGDLVAKADGDKA encoded by the coding sequence ATGACGAACCCCAACCAGTTTGGTGAGAACGCCGACAACAGCGATAGCAACGTGGGCGATAACAGCTTTAACGGTTCCCACGGCGAGAACTCTGGGAACGATAACTTCGGTAGCTTTGGCGGCTACGGCAGCCCCCAGTCCAACAAGGATAGCTCGGCGTCTGGCTGGAATGCCCAGGATTCGAACTCCGGCTTTGGCTGGGGTGGCCAGGCAGGATACGGCGATTACTCCGAGAACTCCGCTGAGACTTCCTCGTTTGGTAGCGCCTCTTCCCAGGATTCGCAGCCGGACACTGACCGCGAAGCTAAGGACAGCACGTTTAGCGAAGGCTTTGCTTCTGCTGAGCCCGCATCCGAGTCCGCTAAGGACCAGGACACCCACTCCACCCAGGACTCCTTTGGCGCCTCCTATGCTTCCTACAACACCGATAGTGGTGCTGGCGCCGAGCATGCCGCTGAGTCGACGAACTCGAACCAGAGCCACAGCGACAACGGCTACGGCACTAACGGCTATGGCAACGACTGCTTTGGCGGTGGTGCGCAGACGGAATCCAACCAGGGCCATGGCTTTGGGCAGCAGTCAAGCAATGGTTTCGGTAGCCAGGCCTCTCACTCCAACTCCACGTCCGGTTTTGGTAGCTACTCCCAGCAGAACCAGGGCTTCGGTGCACAGGAGCAGCAAGGTTTCGGCTCCCAAGGACAGCAAGGTTTCGGCACCCAGGAGCAGCAGGGCTTTGGCCAGCAGAACTCGCCCTTTGCGGCCTCCCCGCAGAATCAGTACCCGCAGCAGGCTGCGCCGAATGGCGGTTCTTCCAAGGGCACGGGATTCTTCAAGGCGCTGTTTGACTTCTCTTTCAGCAACTTTATCACCCTGAAGTTCTCGTCCTTCATTTATATGCTGCTCGTCATTTTGTCAGCAGTCTTCTGGGTAGGAACGATCCTCTTCTCCTTCGCGTTTTTCGCTGATAGCGTTCTTTTGGGAATCCTTGCGTTCCTCGGTGCTGTGATCTTCGGCGGAATCACCTTCCTTTTTTACGTCATCCAGTTCCGATTGATCTTGGAGTTCTTCGTGGCAAACATCCGCACCGCGCAGAACACCGGCGATCTGGTTGCCAAGGCGGATGGCGATAAGGCTTAA
- a CDS encoding biotin carboxylase N-terminal domain-containing protein produces the protein MAVETKNITKVLVANRGEIAVRVIRAARDVGIASVAVYAEPDADAPFVTLADEAFALGGQTSAESYLDFNKILDAASKSGADAIHPGYGFLSENADFAQAVIDAGLTWIGPSPKSIADLGDKVTARHIAERADAPMAPGTKDPVASAEEVEAFADEHGLPVAIKAAFGGGGRGMKVAHTREEIKDLYESATREAVTAFGRGECFVERYLDKARHVEAQVLADQHGNVVVMGTRDCSLQRRFQKLVEEAPAPFLTDEQRASIHESAKRICREAGYYGAGTVEYLVGADGLISFLEVNTRLQVEHPVTEETTGFDLVREQFRIAEGRELSISEAPAPHGHAIEFRINGEDAAAGFMPAPGTVATYSEPSGPGVRMDSGVREGSVIGGQFDSMLAKLIVWGPDRATAIARARRALAEYRIEGLPTVIPFHQAILTDPAFTAEDGNFTVYTKWIEEEWVNELPEYTDTTEAPEDEEQEAAQKFVVEVGGRRIEVALPGNLLLGGGNKRKKSKKRRGKGASANVSGDTVTAPMQGSVIKVAVEEGQEVEEGEVVVVLEAMKMENPVKAHKSGTVTDLKVSTGTQINKGEPILEIK, from the coding sequence GTGGCAGTTGAAACCAAGAACATCACCAAGGTCCTCGTGGCCAACCGCGGTGAGATCGCGGTCCGCGTTATCCGCGCGGCTCGCGACGTCGGCATCGCATCCGTAGCGGTCTACGCTGAGCCAGATGCTGACGCCCCATTCGTCACGCTTGCCGACGAAGCCTTTGCACTCGGCGGTCAAACTTCCGCAGAGTCATACCTCGACTTCAACAAGATTCTCGACGCCGCCTCCAAATCCGGCGCCGACGCCATCCACCCCGGCTACGGCTTCCTCTCCGAGAACGCCGATTTTGCCCAGGCCGTCATCGACGCGGGCCTGACCTGGATCGGCCCCTCCCCGAAGTCCATCGCCGACCTGGGTGACAAGGTCACCGCCCGTCACATTGCCGAGCGTGCTGACGCTCCCATGGCACCGGGCACCAAGGATCCCGTCGCCAGCGCAGAGGAGGTCGAGGCCTTCGCCGACGAGCACGGTCTACCGGTTGCCATCAAGGCCGCTTTCGGTGGCGGTGGCCGCGGCATGAAGGTCGCCCACACCCGCGAGGAGATCAAGGACCTCTACGAGTCCGCCACGCGCGAGGCCGTCACTGCTTTCGGCCGTGGTGAGTGCTTTGTCGAGCGCTACCTGGATAAGGCCCGCCACGTCGAGGCTCAGGTCTTGGCTGACCAGCACGGCAATGTCGTCGTCATGGGCACCCGCGACTGCTCCCTGCAGCGCCGCTTCCAGAAACTCGTTGAAGAAGCTCCTGCCCCCTTCCTCACCGATGAGCAGCGCGCCTCCATCCACGAATCTGCCAAGCGCATTTGCCGCGAGGCCGGATACTACGGTGCCGGCACCGTGGAGTACCTTGTGGGCGCCGATGGCCTCATCTCCTTCCTTGAGGTCAACACGCGCCTCCAGGTGGAGCACCCCGTTACCGAGGAAACCACTGGCTTCGACCTCGTTCGCGAGCAATTCCGCATCGCCGAGGGCCGCGAGCTTTCCATCTCCGAGGCCCCGGCTCCGCACGGCCACGCCATCGAGTTCCGCATCAATGGCGAGGACGCCGCCGCGGGCTTCATGCCAGCCCCCGGAACCGTCGCCACGTACTCCGAGCCTTCCGGCCCGGGCGTGCGCATGGACTCCGGCGTGCGCGAAGGTTCCGTCATTGGTGGCCAGTTCGACTCCATGCTGGCCAAGCTCATCGTCTGGGGCCCAGACCGCGCGACTGCCATTGCGCGTGCACGCCGCGCCCTGGCCGAGTACCGCATCGAAGGCCTCCCCACGGTTATCCCCTTCCATCAGGCCATTCTCACCGATCCTGCCTTCACCGCCGAAGACGGCAACTTCACGGTCTACACCAAGTGGATCGAGGAAGAGTGGGTAAACGAACTGCCCGAATACACCGACACCACCGAGGCCCCCGAGGACGAGGAGCAAGAGGCCGCCCAGAAGTTCGTCGTCGAGGTGGGCGGCCGCCGTATCGAAGTGGCCCTGCCGGGCAACCTCCTCTTGGGCGGTGGCAATAAGCGCAAGAAGTCGAAGAAGCGTCGTGGCAAGGGGGCGTCGGCAAACGTGTCCGGCGACACCGTGACCGCGCCGATGCAGGGCAGCGTCATCAAGGTCGCCGTCGAGGAGGGCCAGGAAGTGGAAGAGGGCGAGGTCGTTGTCGTCCTCGAGGCCATGAAGATGGAGAACCCCGTCAAGGCCCACAAATCCGGCACCGTGACCGACCTCAAGGTGTCCACCGGCACGCAGATCAACAAGGGCGAGCCGATTCTGGAGATCAAGTAG
- a CDS encoding GNAT family N-acetyltransferase, with translation MSVNDSEFGVRLAKEHDRTYLSRLLFLADVLGDEDAHIGDFHTPDVGLYVDEWSPHVDGGVIAVSSHRVPVGGAWLRYYTTEAKGAAYTGNPEADPFDESQWATDLDPEEIPELFIAVESRYRGLGAGRRLLRNACDLAEAQEAPAISLWIEPENTGARKLYESEGFVDIDVPGRPDAHVMLKRF, from the coding sequence ATGAGCGTTAACGATTCCGAGTTCGGCGTACGGTTGGCCAAGGAGCACGACCGTACCTACCTCTCCCGCCTTCTTTTCCTCGCCGATGTCCTCGGTGACGAGGACGCCCATATCGGGGACTTCCACACGCCTGACGTGGGGCTGTACGTCGATGAATGGTCTCCCCATGTCGACGGCGGCGTCATCGCTGTCTCCAGCCACCGCGTGCCCGTTGGTGGCGCGTGGCTGCGCTACTACACCACTGAAGCGAAGGGTGCTGCTTACACCGGCAATCCAGAGGCCGATCCTTTTGATGAGTCCCAGTGGGCCACAGACCTCGATCCAGAGGAGATCCCCGAGCTCTTCATTGCTGTGGAATCCCGCTACAGGGGCTTAGGCGCTGGGCGACGCCTCCTGCGCAACGCCTGCGACCTCGCCGAGGCGCAGGAAGCCCCAGCCATTTCGCTGTGGATTGAGCCGGAGAACACCGGCGCCCGCAAGCTTTATGAATCCGAGGGCTTCGTCGACATCGACGTCCCGGGCCGCCCGGATGCCCACGTGATGCTCAAGCGTTTCTAG
- a CDS encoding Maf family protein gives MRLVLASQSPSRLSILRGAGVEPVIAPAHVDERAIEERLAGAEPAEIVCALATAKAEAIAPDYPEDVVVGGDSMLLLDGSLQGKPHTPEATVERWHAQAGRAAELITGHCVLRGDKRFVEASRTTVHFAQASNADIEAYARTGEPLECAGAFTLEALGGWFIDRIEGDPSSVIGLSLPVLRRALYFFGLNVSDFWAQH, from the coding sequence ATGCGCCTGGTTCTAGCTTCCCAGTCCCCCTCCCGCCTGTCCATCCTGCGGGGTGCGGGCGTGGAACCCGTCATCGCCCCGGCCCACGTGGATGAGCGGGCCATCGAGGAGCGCCTGGCGGGTGCTGAGCCCGCCGAGATCGTCTGTGCGCTGGCTACTGCTAAGGCAGAGGCTATTGCTCCTGACTATCCCGAGGACGTCGTGGTGGGCGGGGATTCCATGCTGCTTCTCGACGGCTCCCTCCAAGGCAAACCCCATACCCCCGAGGCCACCGTGGAGCGCTGGCACGCGCAGGCCGGGCGCGCCGCGGAGCTCATCACCGGCCATTGCGTGCTGCGGGGCGATAAGCGCTTCGTAGAAGCCTCGCGCACGACGGTGCACTTTGCCCAGGCTTCGAACGCCGATATCGAGGCCTACGCCCGCACCGGCGAGCCACTCGAATGCGCCGGCGCCTTTACCTTGGAAGCCCTCGGCGGCTGGTTCATCGACCGCATTGAGGGCGATCCCTCCTCCGTTATCGGCCTTTCGCTACCAGTGCTGCGCCGCGCGCTGTATTTCTTTGGGCTCAACGTTTCCGATTTCTGGGCTCAGCACTAA
- a CDS encoding acyl-CoA carboxylase subunit epsilon has product MTASLFTVLRGNPTDAEVAALSTVLSQLDSEARAKAADIRSERDLWGQPGDVFNPSAFRNVRYY; this is encoded by the coding sequence ATGACCGCTTCCCTGTTTACCGTTCTGCGCGGCAACCCCACCGACGCTGAGGTGGCGGCCCTGTCCACGGTGCTCAGCCAGCTCGACTCTGAGGCGCGCGCCAAGGCCGCCGATATCCGCTCCGAGCGCGACCTGTGGGGCCAGCCGGGTGACGTATTCAACCCGTCCGCCTTCCGCAACGTCCGCTACTACTAA
- a CDS encoding Cj0069 family protein: MHKAIVVFEVEGGSDKQINGHRKDTMPIVDCIKDAGWHAEVVFYRPEWSEKLFEYVSENFDAYISRVNPGNIPGGEKGYFDLLTKLSDAGLVGMSTPYEMMAYGAKDALVKLNDTDLVPADTAAYYDVESFHKTFPASLSYGERVLKQNRGSTGSGIWRVRLADEKLAESVEPGTALPLDTKIKCTEAVDNHTEERELGEFMDFCDQYIVGDNGMLVDMRFMPRIVEGEIRILLVGPDPVFVVHKKPAEGGDAFSATLFSGAKYTYQKPEEWQELVDMFAEVRPVIAEKLGGDNIPLIWTADFMLADGENGEDTYVLGEINCSCVGFTSELDMGIQEKVAAEAIKRVEAKHA, translated from the coding sequence GTGCACAAGGCAATCGTCGTCTTCGAGGTCGAGGGCGGATCCGACAAGCAGATCAATGGACACCGTAAGGACACCATGCCGATCGTCGACTGCATCAAGGATGCAGGCTGGCACGCAGAGGTCGTGTTCTACCGTCCCGAGTGGTCTGAGAAGCTCTTTGAGTATGTATCTGAGAACTTCGATGCCTACATTTCCCGCGTGAACCCGGGCAACATCCCGGGCGGTGAGAAGGGCTACTTCGACTTGCTCACCAAGCTGTCCGACGCCGGCCTGGTCGGCATGTCCACCCCGTACGAGATGATGGCTTACGGCGCCAAGGATGCCCTGGTTAAGCTCAATGACACGGACCTGGTTCCGGCTGACACCGCCGCCTACTACGACGTCGAGTCCTTCCACAAGACCTTCCCGGCCTCCCTGTCCTACGGCGAGCGCGTGCTCAAGCAGAACCGCGGTTCCACTGGTTCCGGCATCTGGCGCGTGCGCCTTGCCGACGAGAAGCTGGCCGAGTCCGTCGAACCGGGCACCGCACTGCCTCTCGACACCAAGATCAAGTGCACCGAGGCTGTGGACAACCACACCGAGGAGCGCGAGCTCGGCGAGTTTATGGATTTCTGCGACCAGTACATCGTGGGTGACAACGGCATGCTCGTGGACATGCGCTTCATGCCGCGCATCGTTGAAGGCGAGATTCGTATTCTTCTCGTGGGCCCGGATCCGGTCTTCGTGGTGCACAAGAAGCCGGCTGAGGGCGGCGACGCTTTCTCCGCGACCCTGTTCTCCGGTGCTAAGTACACCTACCAGAAGCCGGAGGAGTGGCAGGAACTCGTCGACATGTTCGCTGAGGTCCGCCCGGTCATTGCAGAGAAGCTCGGTGGTGACAACATCCCACTGATCTGGACCGCAGACTTCATGCTGGCGGACGGTGAGAACGGCGAAGACACCTATGTCCTTGGTGAGATCAACTGCTCCTGCGTGGGCTTCACCTCTGAGCTGGACATGGGCATCCAGGAAAAGGTGGCGGCTGAAGCCATCAAGCGCGTGGAGGCCAAGCACGCATAA